The following proteins come from a genomic window of Candidatus Alcyoniella australis:
- a CDS encoding diacylglycerol kinase family protein, which yields MCARKVSKSTLQMISQHVDVEDLYVTQTIEQSDQSLDEIIQKRYPLVLCGGGDGTAMRIMEQVHLKIKAYNAEGGDYSMPRFGLLKLGTGNGWAGLLNVPPKVNPIWELRQKHEHELRFGTFNMLEAEDRLFHFGGFGVDAMVLNDYIEFKRRFSKGFTWKVANSLWGYLIALATKSIPKVLTSNMHFKIRAINMSDEPIYRISHSKGREELNVGKGETIFQGDALMAGFGTTNYYGFKLNVFPFATSIPGYCQLLIGNPPVPKLLANIRKVWRGVYEHPDLHYFLVKQVRLELEQDAPFQLGGDPEGYHKDLDLRVSEFTVDVLDFRRHLQAKV from the coding sequence ATGTGTGCGCGCAAGGTCTCCAAGTCGACCCTGCAGATGATCTCCCAACATGTGGACGTCGAGGATCTGTACGTTACCCAGACCATCGAACAGTCCGACCAGAGCCTGGACGAGATCATCCAAAAGCGCTATCCGCTCGTGCTCTGCGGCGGCGGCGACGGCACCGCGATGCGGATCATGGAGCAGGTCCACCTCAAGATCAAAGCGTACAACGCGGAGGGCGGCGACTACAGCATGCCGCGTTTCGGTCTGCTCAAGCTGGGCACCGGCAATGGTTGGGCCGGGCTGCTCAACGTGCCGCCCAAGGTCAATCCGATCTGGGAACTGCGGCAGAAGCACGAGCACGAGCTGCGGTTCGGCACGTTCAACATGCTCGAGGCCGAGGATCGGCTGTTCCACTTCGGCGGCTTCGGCGTGGACGCGATGGTGCTCAACGACTACATCGAATTCAAGCGGCGCTTCTCCAAGGGCTTTACGTGGAAGGTCGCCAACAGCCTCTGGGGCTACCTGATCGCGCTGGCCACCAAGTCGATCCCCAAGGTATTGACCAGCAACATGCACTTCAAAATTCGCGCGATCAATATGTCCGACGAGCCGATCTATCGCATCTCGCACTCCAAGGGGCGCGAGGAACTCAATGTCGGCAAGGGCGAGACGATCTTCCAGGGCGATGCGCTGATGGCGGGCTTTGGCACAACCAACTATTACGGATTCAAGCTCAATGTCTTCCCGTTTGCCACGAGCATACCCGGCTATTGCCAACTGCTGATCGGCAACCCGCCGGTGCCCAAGCTGCTGGCCAACATCCGTAAGGTCTGGCGCGGCGTCTACGAGCACCCCGATCTGCACTATTTCCTGGTCAAGCAGGTGCGCCTCGAACTCGAGCAGGACGCGCCGTTCCAGCTCGGCGGAGATCCCGAGGGCTACCACAAGGATCTGGACCTGCGGGTCTCGGAGTTCACCGTGGACGTGCTGGACTTCCGGCGGCACCTTCAAGCTAAAGTGTAG